TAGGTGTGATGATTGGAGTTTCGGATATTGATGAGTCGTTAAAATTATATGCCGATATTCTAGGGTACGATAAAGTATTAATGGATGAAATAGGTGTATTTGAAGATTGGAAAGATATACCTGGCGGACATAAGAAGTTTAGACGGGTATTACTCACACAGTCAAATAAACCTGGAGGTGGATTTGCGAATCTAACCGGTGAGACTTTTATTGAGTTGGTACAAGCTTTCGATTATACGCCTAGAAAGATTTTTAAAGATCGAATTTGGGGAGATAAGGGATTTGTACATCTAGGGTTTGATGTGAGAGGGATGAAAGATCTGGGAAAGGACCTTGCTGCTAAAGGTTTTGGTTTTACCTGTGATACAGATGATGCATTAACGATGGGAGGTTCAACTCAGGTGCATTGTACATATATCGAAGATCCCGATGGTATTCTGATCGAGCTGATTGAAGTGTTTAAAATTCCGATTATTGAGAAGCTAGGGATTTATTTGAATGTAGAAAAAAGAAATCCTCAAAAGCCTCTACCAAGCTTTATGTTAAAAGCAATGCGTTTTTCCAGAGTTCGAGATTAGCTAGTTAAGTATTTAAATACATTGTAGTTAACCCTAGATTTAGAATAAAAGACCTTTTGGTGTTTAATAGGTGACTAAAATCACCGTTTAGGCTATCATTTGTCATGATGCAATGAATAGGCAGTGCCTAATTTTGGTAAGCAGAAAAAAAATCATTAAAAACTGTTATCATGAAAAAGTCTTTTTTAATTGTTGCAATTGCAGCAACATCAATAGCTTTTACCTCGTGTGGGGGCGGGGAACAGGCAGCGGCTCCTGAAGCTGCACCGGCTCAAGAAGCCAAAACTGAAGTGAAAACACATGGACAATCTGGAGTGGTTGATGATGTGAGTCAGGCAAATATTCTAAACATTGCAATAGGGTCACCAGATCATTCAACATTGGTTGCTGCGGTTCAAGCTGCACAAATCGAAGATGTATTGGTAAATGCAGGACCATTAACCGTGTTTGCACCAACAAACGCTGCATTTGATAAATTACCAGCGGGAACAGTAGAAGAGTTGGTTAAACCTGAAAACAAAGCCAAATTGGCGGGTATTTTAACAGCGCATGCTGCACCAGGTAAATTTGATGATAAAGGGTTGAGAAAAGAAGCAAGAAAAGGACGTAAGTTATATATGGCTTCCGGAGACTATATCGAAGTTACTGTTGAGAACGATGAGGTGTTTGTAGGAGGTGCTAAAGTACTTGGGTATGCACCAGCAAGTAATGGAATGGTTGTTGTTGTAGACGGTGTCATACTACCGGCTAAATAAAATTTATTCGAAATACCCGAATCAAGATATAAATTAGTTGGATTAGATTTAATTAAGATTCGAGATTGAGAGAGAACTCCGGGATTCCCGGAGTTTTTTTATGCATAAAAAAAGCCAATGATTTCTCATCGGCTTTTTCATTTAAATGTCTTTTGGAATTACTTTCCTTTCTTTCTCAACGCTACGCTAGTACAATTATCAATGTTCAATGTTTTTAAAGCCAATTGAATTGCTGTGCTGTGCGTTTTTGCTGTACCTACCACTTTGTCTTCATAAGTGATTTGAGAATTCGTTAAATCCCAGTAAAAAATGTATTGATCATTTACTCTAATGAACCTTTTACCATTATACTTACCAATGTAGATATTGTTAGTTGTAAGGTTGTATTCAGTACCTTTTGGCTCGTATAATTGAGCTAAGAATTCATTCTCATCTTTTGAATAAATATCGCAGTAACATCTGCCTTTAAAAACTTCCTCTTCGATTTGAGTAATAGATAAATAGGTTACTTTCCATCCTTTAGCAGTTTTGATACTTACCAATTCCATTAAACTGGTTTCTTCAGATAAAGTTTCGCCATCTTTAGTAGTAGCTACTTTTACTTCAAAACTTGAAATACCGGTTTTACTACGAACATTTAAGTAATTGATGTTTGCAATAGTCCATGTTCTTGAAATAGAACCTTGCCCGATTAATTTTAACGTAGCATCACGCAATTGTTTGTAATCAAAATTGTTTACGTCACCACGGCCATCAATTCCTACGTGGATGATAGACCCTTTAAAAGCCTGGCTGAAATTCTGGATAAAATGATCCGGAGTTCCTGACTCAGACATGGTGTTAAACGTATTTTGAAAAGTTGTTTCAATAAACGATTTATATTCTGCTTTTAAATCACCACCCTCATTTTGGGCAAAAGTGAATTGTCCAAGACCTAAGAAGATGGTTAAGAGCACTAAAAGACGAGCGTTTTTCATTGGTATAAAATTTTATATGCTACGAAAGTATATTATTATCAGTATTATCCTAAAAAAAATTAATCATCGAAGCTTACAACAACTTTTTCGGATGTTGGATGTGCCTGACACGTTAAAACATATCCGGCTTCCACTTCTTCATCAAGTAAAGAATAGTTCATGGTCATATTCGCAGTCCCCTCAAGCAATTTAGCTTTACATGTACAACAAACCCCGCCTTTACATGAAAATGGTAAATCGATTCCGGCTTCTACTCCGGCTTGAAGAATATCCATTCCTTCAGTTTTTAACTCAAAATCGTATTCTTCATCATCTACGATAATTTTCACCTGAGCGTTCACTTTTTCAGATTCAGGAATCTCTTCAGCTTGTACTTCTTGCTTGTTTCCTGATGCATGGAATAGCTCAAAATGTACTTTGTGCTCATCTACATTATTTGAATCCAGGAAGCTCCTAATGTCTTCGGTCATTTTTTCAGGACCACACATGAAAAATTCATCCACCTGTTGAACATTAAATAACAGATTGTGCCAGATATTTAATTTTTCAGAATCAATACGTCCGTAAAAAGCATCAATTCCTCTGTTTTCCTGACTAAAAACCAATTGTAAATTGAAACGTGATGGATATTTGTTTTTGATTTTGTCTAGCTCTTTTCCAAAGATGATAGAGTCCACATCCTTATTCCCGTAAATCAAAGTAAACGAACTGTTTTTTTCAGTTTGAAGTACATGTTTGATAATGCTTAGTAATGGAGTGATACCACTACCTGCGCCAAATGCCAAATATCTTTTTTGGTTGTCAGCTTTATATTCACTGTGGAAATGACCAGTAGGTTGCATCACATCCAAATGATCACCAATATTCAATTCGTTATTCGCATACGTAGAGAAAATCCCGGAAGGAACCTGCTTGATCGCTACACGAAGTTCATTCTCATGCGGAGCAGAACAAATAGAGTAGG
This genomic interval from bacterium SCSIO 12643 contains the following:
- the paaK gene encoding phenylacetate-CoA oxygenase/reductase subunit PaaK, with protein sequence MHFNSLLVKDVRKETADTVSVAFEIPNNLKDDYQFIPGQYITLKTTINNEDVRRAYSICSAPHENELRVAIKQVPSGIFSTYANNELNIGDHLDVMQPTGHFHSEYKADNQKRYLAFGAGSGITPLLSIIKHVLQTEKNSSFTLIYGNKDVDSIIFGKELDKIKNKYPSRFNLQLVFSQENRGIDAFYGRIDSEKLNIWHNLLFNVQQVDEFFMCGPEKMTEDIRSFLDSNNVDEHKVHFELFHASGNKQEVQAEEIPESEKVNAQVKIIVDDEEYDFELKTEGMDILQAGVEAGIDLPFSCKGGVCCTCKAKLLEGTANMTMNYSLLDEEVEAGYVLTCQAHPTSEKVVVSFDD
- a CDS encoding fasciclin domain-containing protein, producing the protein MKKSFLIVAIAATSIAFTSCGGGEQAAAPEAAPAQEAKTEVKTHGQSGVVDDVSQANILNIAIGSPDHSTLVAAVQAAQIEDVLVNAGPLTVFAPTNAAFDKLPAGTVEELVKPENKAKLAGILTAHAAPGKFDDKGLRKEARKGRKLYMASGDYIEVTVENDEVFVGGAKVLGYAPASNGMVVVVDGVILPAK
- a CDS encoding VOC family protein, giving the protein MYKTINGIQHIGVGVPDHAESWKWYRQNFGMDICFFNGAAEAPLMQIYTRGDVINKQAAMISNLHGGCAMEIVTPISFKSSDAKFKYELGDLGIFSGIIKAPDLQFAHKKFTENSVNILGDIKKSPIGKESFFITDPNGLFFQITVGNNWFIQPKKGVTGGPVGVMIGVSDIDESLKLYADILGYDKVLMDEIGVFEDWKDIPGGHKKFRRVLLTQSNKPGGGFANLTGETFIELVQAFDYTPRKIFKDRIWGDKGFVHLGFDVRGMKDLGKDLAAKGFGFTCDTDDALTMGGSTQVHCTYIEDPDGILIELIEVFKIPIIEKLGIYLNVEKRNPQKPLPSFMLKAMRFSRVRD